One genomic region from Patescibacteria group bacterium encodes:
- the gpmI gene encoding 2,3-bisphosphoglycerate-independent phosphoglycerate mutase, with product MKFKPAVLMILDGFGIAPPDKTNAVWSAQTPFLDKLIKNYPTMLLEAAGLNVGLPWGEVGNSEVGHVNIGSGALLYQSLPRIDKSIESGDFFKEPNLMKAVEKVKKHDSKLHLLGLIGNGGVHAHQRHLYALLDFCKKNKLKGKVFIHAFLDGRDSAKDSGKGFMKEILGQAKKVKAEVASVSGRFYAMDRNSNWDRIEKAYRAIALGEAEKKINDPLKAIEESYKNEVFDEEFVPVVITDRKDNPLATIDKNDAVIFFNYRADRARQLTETFVEPEFKEFEKEFLKGLTFVTFVEYKKGLPVEVVFLPQIIKNPLAKIFSDHKLKQLHIAETEKYAHVTFFLNGLQEEKFAGEERILIPSPAVTNYDTQPEMSAVEVTDNLVKAIKADKYDFIAINYANPDMVGHTGNLAATIKAIETVDKCVERVVSEAVGRGGIVFIVGDHGNAEELVNLQTQKPDKEHSVYPVPFITVSSKHEGKIILPAESKDLSVNSPIGVLSDVAPTLLSQIGLPLAKEMTGTNLLE from the coding sequence TTGAAGTTTAAGCCGGCGGTTCTCATGATTTTGGACGGATTTGGCATTGCTCCGCCTGATAAAACCAACGCCGTTTGGTCGGCCCAGACGCCCTTTTTAGATAAGTTGATTAAAAATTATCCCACCATGCTGCTTGAGGCTGCGGGCCTTAATGTGGGCTTGCCTTGGGGAGAAGTGGGCAATTCTGAAGTGGGCCATGTTAATATCGGTTCCGGGGCATTGCTTTACCAAAGTTTGCCGCGCATTGACAAATCCATTGAATCCGGAGATTTTTTCAAAGAGCCCAATTTAATGAAAGCGGTGGAGAAAGTTAAAAAGCACGATTCCAAACTCCATCTTTTGGGGTTAATCGGCAACGGCGGCGTCCACGCTCACCAAAGGCATCTTTACGCACTTCTGGATTTTTGTAAAAAAAATAAATTGAAAGGCAAAGTGTTTATCCATGCTTTTTTGGATGGCCGCGACAGCGCCAAAGATTCTGGCAAAGGATTTATGAAGGAAATTTTAGGCCAGGCCAAAAAAGTCAAAGCCGAAGTGGCTTCTGTTTCCGGCCGCTTTTACGCTATGGATAGAAACAGCAATTGGGATAGAATTGAAAAGGCCTACCGGGCCATTGCTTTGGGCGAAGCCGAGAAAAAAATCAACGACCCCCTTAAAGCCATTGAAGAGTCCTATAAAAATGAAGTTTTTGATGAGGAATTTGTTCCGGTTGTTATCACCGACCGTAAAGATAATCCTTTGGCGACCATTGATAAAAATGACGCGGTAATATTTTTTAACTACCGCGCCGACCGCGCCCGCCAATTAACCGAAACGTTTGTGGAGCCGGAATTTAAAGAATTTGAAAAAGAATTTTTGAAAGGCCTGACCTTTGTTACCTTTGTGGAATATAAAAAGGGTTTGCCCGTGGAAGTCGTTTTTCTGCCGCAAATTATCAAAAATCCTTTGGCTAAGATTTTCAGCGACCATAAGTTAAAGCAGCTGCACATTGCCGAAACCGAAAAGTATGCCCACGTTACTTTTTTCCTCAATGGCCTGCAAGAAGAGAAATTTGCCGGCGAAGAAAGAATTTTGATTCCTTCTCCGGCAGTAACGAATTATGACACCCAGCCAGAGATGTCCGCCGTGGAAGTGACCGATAATCTCGTTAAAGCCATCAAAGCAGATAAATATGATTTTATCGCGATTAATTATGCTAATCCGGATATGGTCGGCCATACCGGCAATTTAGCGGCAACGATTAAAGCCATAGAAACGGTGGACAAATGCGTTGAACGGGTGGTGAGTGAAGCGGTGGGTAGGGGAGGAATAGTGTTTATTGTCGGCGACCATGGTAATGCCGAGGAATTGGTTAATTTACAAACCCAAAAGCCGGATAAGGAACATAGCGTCTATCCTGTGCCGTTTATCACCGTCAGCAGTAAACACGAAGGGAAAATAATTTTACCGGCGGAAAGCAAAGACCTTTCGGTCAATTCTCCGATTGGTGTTCTTTCCGATGTGGCGCCGACTCTGCTTTCCCAAATCGGCTTGCCCTTGGCCAAAGAAATGACAGGCACAAATTTGTTGGAGTAG
- the pyk gene encoding pyruvate kinase: MKRTKIVCTIGPASEKIQILEKMVKAGMNVARLNFSHGTYKNHAQLIKNIRTVAKKLNQPIATLQDLQGPKIRVGGLPKKGVILRRGSKVVLTTNLNSANLKNKIPVDYKLLHRDVRPGTTLLLDDGLLELKVLKVSGQDIFCEVIVGGTLISHKGINLPNASLSIPAITKKDAADARFGVKTGVDFIALSFVKTAKDIFALRRLIEKYEKELKIKNQPPLKIVVKIEKHEAIRNINEIIAAADAVMIARGDLGIETPAEDVPLLQKMIIKKCLQAAKPVIVATQMLDSMMRNPRPTRAEVSDVANAVIDHTDAIMLSGESAMGKYPVEAVRMMSKIAGETEDSQYDDLLEYESKGKEDNTVSEALSNVAAILSHTLDIKLILAASLTGNTARLLARHRSELPIFVATNSERVMRQLNLSYSVIPFVLPKCRSLEEFTVKAIGYLKKNRQMKKGDKIMILSGEHMGISGNVNLIGIKTIQ; encoded by the coding sequence GGGGATGAACGTCGCGCGTTTGAATTTTTCCCACGGCACTTATAAAAATCACGCCCAGCTTATTAAAAATATCCGGACAGTGGCCAAAAAATTAAATCAGCCGATTGCCACACTCCAGGATTTACAGGGCCCGAAAATCCGCGTGGGCGGATTGCCTAAAAAGGGCGTAATCTTGAGAAGGGGCTCAAAAGTGGTTTTGACGACCAATCTAAATTCAGCTAATTTAAAAAATAAAATTCCGGTTGATTACAAATTACTTCATCGGGACGTCCGTCCCGGAACGACATTACTTTTAGATGACGGCCTCTTAGAATTGAAAGTGTTAAAAGTCAGCGGGCAGGACATCTTTTGCGAAGTCATTGTCGGCGGCACTTTAATTTCTCACAAAGGAATTAATTTGCCCAACGCCAGTTTATCAATTCCGGCGATTACTAAAAAAGACGCCGCCGACGCTCGGTTCGGCGTGAAGACGGGCGTGGATTTTATTGCCTTGTCTTTTGTCAAAACTGCCAAGGATATTTTCGCCCTGCGCCGTTTGATAGAAAAATATGAAAAGGAATTAAAAATAAAAAATCAGCCGCCGCTTAAAATAGTGGTAAAAATAGAAAAACACGAGGCGATTAGAAATATAAATGAAATAATCGCCGCGGCTGACGCGGTAATGATAGCGCGCGGCGATTTAGGAATTGAAACGCCGGCCGAGGACGTGCCCTTGCTCCAAAAAATGATTATCAAAAAATGTTTGCAGGCCGCCAAGCCCGTGATTGTCGCCACCCAGATGCTGGATTCCATGATGCGCAATCCGCGGCCGACTCGCGCCGAAGTGTCGGACGTGGCTAACGCCGTTATCGACCACACTGATGCCATTATGCTTTCCGGCGAATCGGCGATGGGCAAATATCCGGTGGAAGCGGTACGGATGATGTCTAAAATAGCCGGTGAAACCGAGGACTCGCAGTATGATGATTTGTTGGAATATGAATCAAAAGGAAAAGAAGATAATACGGTAAGTGAAGCTCTAAGCAACGTTGCCGCGATTTTATCGCACACCTTGGATATTAAATTAATTTTAGCCGCGTCGCTGACCGGCAATACCGCGCGGCTTTTGGCGCGCCATCGTTCTGAACTTCCGATTTTTGTCGCCACAAATTCCGAGAGGGTAATGAGGCAACTGAATTTATCTTATAGCGTAATTCCTTTTGTCTTACCAAAATGCCGCAGTTTAGAAGAATTCACGGTTAAAGCCATTGGATATTTGAAAAAGAATCGCCAGATGAAAAAGGGAGATAAGATTATGATTTTAAGCGGCGAGCACATGGGCATTTCGGGAAACGTTAATTTAATAGGCATTAAAACTATTCAATAG